AGTACTTTACAGTGCCTGTGGTTGGGTAATGTctgaaaagtaaaagtttaaaacattaactaagctaagtgaactatctcTTACAGCTATTCATAACATAGAAAAGTGTTTAGAAGTCCATAAAGATAATTgacaaataatgtattatttatttatgcattgttTAATTTTGGAAAGATGCTTAGAGTAAACCTGTTGCTAAACTTTTTGACCCTTGCTGACTTCTGCACTCCGGGGTAGAAGCAACTTTTATTTGTCCTTACCCCCAGAAGATTGTTCCTAGTTATATGTATGTGCCATCTGCTGGATGAAATAGGGTACTGCAGCAAAGTGCAGAACTCTAGTATTCAGTGTAAATACACAGGGAAGGTCTCCTTTCAGGTACTGAACTTAGGTTCCTTGGAATACTAAGTGGtggggacaacttttttttacataatgtaaaaaataatgcagattgAGTGATATTGACAGCTAAAAAAGCCTCAAACCTTCTTTTTGGTAAGTGTGACACATAAACAAAGATCCACAAAAGAAGGCTACAGTTCCAAAGTCACCTAGGAAGTTTAAAGCTATTGAGAATATTAAGTCCTAAAGGTCTATTACAATCTAAGTTATGTGAAAAAAGCATTATCCAGGTCCCCCATAAGGGGTCTTATGAGTCCTCTCAACCACAATAGGTTTTATACCTAATGGATCAAATTTGTGCAAAGTATACAAATGTCTCACTACTAGTTGGGTGAGTGccccatttttattaataaaacatggtCATAAATGTGTTGGCATAGTTGGTGTTTAGTTTTACCCAGATACAtaccattattatgatttattattagtattattattaatattaataaacaggatttttatagcgccaacatattacgcagcagtgtacatcataggggtttcaaataacagacagatacagatagtgacgcagaaggaggagagaaccccgccccgaagagcttacaatctaggaggtgggaaagtaacacacaatatcaTTAAATAGATTACTCCATTTATGACATTTTAGTTGTATAATACTCAttatattgtttccagtggcaatAATTGAacttgtgtacacagccttaagctacgtacacatgcccAATGGTTctcgtgtgtacagtgcctgtcatccatcgtccgatcGACCGTCCTGgaagatccacggacgatggacgacgaatgatcgcagtgcaagggaaggggagagagcacagcagggtgccgctccatcgttctctccctcccctctccatagagcagaacggtgctgtatgtacagagatcgttcatgtatcatgcagtcttttgtcgttggaaaggattgtgaaagatcctttccaacgccaatAATTGTAcctgtgtatgcggcttaaggatTATGCCTTTTTGTGAGTTTCCTGGAACATTGTGCTTCATGTGGATCCCTAATCCCATGAGTGTGTACTGAAACTGGGAAAAATTCtcatgaaagaaaaaagtttggttCACTTCCATAATTAGGAACTGTAAATGATTAGATTAGATGATTTAACTCTTCCCAGCTTCATATATACACAATGCTAATTAGATAATAgataatctaataataatattgagatAAATAGATAATCTCGTGTtgtaaaaaaagcatatatagcAGAATTCTTTGGGAACCTCAATTCCGTACATTACTTtcaaataatatagaaaaacacaatttattgcaaaaaaatacatacattttcaaaaacaactGCATTTTGTAACCACATAAATGTTGACACAGTAAAAAATTATCACCTGAGGATGTACTTCTTTGTCTACATCACACATCCGATCccactatataactatatataactttGAGGTGTtcggaaaatgatttttttttattttatcttattaataatgatattaaacaggatttataaagcaccaacatattaagcagcgctgtacattacagacagatacatacagtgagcttacaatctaggagttgggggactCAGCACACAAGTAAGAGATATGGAATGAGGagaagtgagggtttaggagaaagaagaagaagtatttaaatttaaatttaaatttaaatttccaacctggtcccgcctcccagccgcacACCGCTTTCACATGTTAAGTtacagatgcctggccggcaaagccagaggaagaagatgtCGGGCATCTCTGGAGGAAGCtactggaatgtgggaaccaggtaggacttttaaactccctggcaattcccaAGTATGGCTCAAGGGTTACCTCTTTTGGTATGgtaaattcaccccgagccacactcgggattaccgccaaaGAAGTTAAAGGgctcttttaaaaaagcaaaaagtaggagaaagctgaacAGAACGAGAAAGACCTTTCCAGAgtgttggagcagctctagaagtcttggagccgtgcgtgtgatgaggttataagtgaggaagtcattagtaggtcattggaggagagaagagagtggctaggggagtatttttctatcaggtcaggaattgggacaagaactgtggagggatttgaagacaaagcacaagagcttgaatttgattctaaggtgaaatagaagccaatgaagagaactacaaagagatgcagcagaagaggagtggtgggaaggatggatgagtctggctgcagcattcataatagattgtagaggagagaaccAGGTTAGTGCAGGCATGgccaaactacggcccaatatgGTGGTTTCCCTGGCCCTTTGGGTATTCAGCGGCTCTATCTGGTGtcaccctgagcagggtcaggagaaggacccagctggggggggggtgcaccggccagagccacagaagaggtgggcgggctgtgtccctgcacacaacacacccactctcccatcacaggctcagatctgcgatggaagtgggtggggttatgccatcagtggtgtcatgatggcataaccccacccactctgccatcaggGGGCCCCCTTTCGAACTTTAATATGTGGCCCGACTGAAAAAGTTTGCACACCcctgggttagtggaataccagagaggatgtTACAGTATTCCAGATGAGAGTTAAGAGCATGTagagagtttggtggtctcaggggacaggtaggggcagattttggaaatgttgcccaggtgaaagtgacaggatctggaattgttctgaatatgggagggaGGAAAAACATTGTTACCATCTAGAaatgtcaggggaagatttggaatttgagggggggatgatggcgagttctgttttatacaggttgagtttcaggaatgggtcagacatccatgatgagatggctgacaggcaccatgagaccttatccaggactgagggagacaggtcaggggtggacagataggtTTGAgggtcatcagcatacagatggtactgtaagccaaaggaggatatgagactaccgagagaggaggtgtacagagaaaagagaactggtccctCCCACAGTCAGAGTTCCTATTACACCTTGGACTGGGCCCATGCTCAATTCAATTGCTTTCTAATAATCACTTCTGTGCATATTACAGCTCAGCCTCCCACATGTCCTACAGGGTGGAACGGAGCTCAGGTTAGCACTCCCAGGTTTCAAACTCGGTCAGTACGCTATTTTATGGAGTTTTCATATTCTCTGTGTATGTTtcctacattacaaaaacatggttaggttctTCCTCTAAATTGATCTGAGACCGTATTAATGAGGTACCcttggtagggactttagattgggAGTGGAAAGACCTGTACAAACATTTGCAGACAATTCCTATTCAGGATATGtgcaaataggtaaaaaaattattttatttttgcaagaaGAAACTGCTAGTTTaagcaattttatgttttaataacacAATTGGAATTAGGGTTTGGAGCCCCAGCACATCTTAAGtgcattttatgatttttgaCCAACCTAtcatttaaataccatttatgGATCATGATTTACAGGTACATACCAAACATGTACAGTAGACCACCTCTACCCACAGTTGCACTACTAGTACATCCTCTGTGgtgtaaaatccattttttctacagaacatttgtattttgaaaaacCTTGGAGACCACCATGTTTCAGTataagacaaaaaataaacttatcgggaaataaggaaaaaaaaaaatcccaagtgTTGCATCTACACTCAGAACAGGTCAGTAAGTCAGGTTTTGCTGCAATTAAAGTGTTCTTTTGGTAGCATCTATTTTATGCCAGTTAAGCTGAAACTTGATGTTACTCAGTTACACTTTCCTCCTTTAGGTttcttgcattcattttttgcacCATTTTACTTTTAGGTAGAACAGTTGCTAGTGAATGGACAATTGTGGTGGATATTTATCCTAATAAAGCATCAAGCAGTTTACAAGCGGGCTCCCAAAGATCCAGAAATGCACACAATACACAGCCATAAACTCCCAACAGAACATATCTGCCATCAATAACTCCATTCTGACGGGCAGAACACCTTTCCCCCTAGGAGTTTTGAGATATAAGCACATGGTAGTAAAACCAAGCATACTcccatttatattatatagactGGTAACAGCCAATTTAGTATTGTACAACTATGTTTAGTCCAGGATAGCAGTAACTCATTTTCTACATGCCAATAGATATACATGCTAATAGCCAATAGAGCACCACCTGCTAACTGACAGAATCTAAATGAAAATCTGCAGCTACAAAAACCTGGCTCTCGTGTTAAAAACACTGGACATTTTACATACCTTGTTCTGTGAATACCTAGGCAACTTCACATGAACCAGGCTTCATTATGAATGCACTTTATTGATTTTTAGCTGCTATATTTAtattagagctttaaaaaaaacctcatcTTAAGTCTACCAGGATGCAAAACCCACTAATTGGGGTAAACTCCAGATAAAATGCATCCTAAATAAAGTTCTCAGAGGCGTTTTAAACAGATTCCATGAAAGCCACTAATGCACCCTTACAGTTTTAGGTAGTTTGCCACTTAGACTTATAAAGCTGTCACTaatgatattttaaatgttttttttatgaatatgacAGGACCTTCAGCCTTTGCATTTATTGCATATGGACCATCTAAAAATTCAGGACTGCAGAGTGACCATACAGCATGAAGTTGAAACTAAAGGTTTAAGAAGAATCGAcaatcaaacaaacaaacatgtgtTGAATTGTTTTATTGAGACTTAGATGGAACAAAGCCAAACAGATAGAACAGAATAAGCTTTGCTTTATGCAGTCTCCTCCTTTGCCAGACGGTCTTTCTTGAGTGgtccctgtaaaaaaaagtaatattgtgtCCATTAATTATCCATCCAAgatagtttatatattaaaatgtacaacagGATATCAGTAGTGTTACAAAAGCACTAAAGAGACTATGCAAATTAGGAACATAATTTACTGGTTGATGCAATAAATCTCACCACAAAAAATAGCCTGTAACGGGTTTTAAAtgggtttgttttaaaactttatacaCTGCATTATCCTCAAGCAAAATCCAACATTCTAACTGCaatagaaaattatattaaaaataaaagatcccAGTTTCAGCAAGTGGGGAGCAGAATATGAAAATTTAAAtcttttctgaaacatttttacTGGGCATTTTTCTCAAAGAAACTGCAGGCACCTGAAATTCAAATCCTTGGAAACCACAACACAATGTGGTATGAGAGCAGAACGCTACCgtaacatgggagaacctttaaaatactttcaggttttcagataagcccagctaaaattactatatccacagccaggtacattagtgtggtggttgtTGGATAGAATGCCTGTTGGCCAAGgagtcatccttacagatagctaaagaTCACTGAACTCTGATCTATATAGGCTACGAATGCTTCTAAGCAGCTTTGGCAAGAGCAAACTAGTCAAATTGGATGAAAACCTGAATGTCACAGGTTCCAACTCAAGAATTTGTATATGCCCAGCTAGTTCTGGATTTACATAACTATAATAGTCACTGCACCTTCCCAACAGCACCCAAATAGAGTGTAGACCAGACTGTCATACAGTCCTAGTTTGCCAGCCTTTATTGATCGCCATTTATCCATGTGCACATATTATAAGAAGCATATTGCAGTCCAATAAAGCCAAATGTCAGCTTCATAAtctggtgtgggggggggggggggatttactgAAAGTAAGGTGTGTAAAAGCTTTTCTCTACTTACCATGAAAGCCTTCTTTTCCTCTGCGGTCTGGAAACGACCATGTCCAAACTTAGAGGTGGTATCAATGAATTTAAGATCAATCTTCTCCAAAGCACGACGACTTGTCTGCACAAGCAGGGACTAtaaaatgtggggaaaaaaaagttagataaCAGCCTCTAGctccagttttgtatttttttttttttaaccataagaTTGAATACCTTGCGCAGTGTAAGAACTCTTTTCTTGGTCCCAACAACACAACCCTTCAGCATGATGAAGTCATTTTTCACCTCTCCATAGTGAACAAATCcaccctaaaaaaacaaagtaaaattaaaatgcaatcaACCGCAAACCAGTACTTGAACCTTAATGTTCACATTTACAAATAGTCATCAGCTAACCAGGCCTAATCTTTCCAAATCTATTATATTTAACCAATATGGGGTGTATTGTTTGACATACTACAGCCTTGAAATAAAATAAGTCCTCAGAAGGAAGGCAGCATGGAACAGATCTTCATGCAGTTCAGGAGCTGTGCCCAGCACTTATTCCATTGCTTCATCACAGGACTAATCACAATTGGATTAGCTTGAAGAAAAACTAAACATTCTTTTCTGGAGACTCCTAATTGTCATTTGAGACATTTTGTGCTCAGCTTTTATCAGAGAGCCACTCCCAAAACCTACCAAGGTATACCAACACTGTACAGTAAAATGTGTTATGACATTTTCCTGCTCCAAAAACAAAGCACTAGAAAATCTGTTTAGAATGATGTGCTTGTGTATTTATCAGTATGTTTATATCTAGCCCAACTATTTAAGACTATTTTACTTCAATAGTTTGACAATCATCTTTCAGTCAAATGTTGAAGTGCATTTGTACAAGTTAAAACAACTCCATTATCACTTACCAGAGGGTTGATGCTCTTGTCTGATAGATCATAATCAGTTGAAGCATTGTTTTTGACAAGTTTGCCATCCTTTGAGTGGTAGCCCTGGCCAATTTTGTAGATctagagaaataaaatatatactggtAAAGTTTACAGTGCAATGGAAGGCCAACAATCTTATGAGATTAGGACTTTTACAAAACCATTGCTAAGCTGTGTACAGTCAAAAAGATGGGGAAAAATTGACTTATGCAAGTTATGAAACTCCCCGACCACTTCTAGTTATGTAGTATAAACACTACAGGATGCAAGACaacaaaaacagtaaagtaaTAACTTCACATGCAGCAAGTAATACCTTCTTGTTGATCTCAGTTCTGTGGTGGTATCCCTTTTGACCAGCACGAGCCACAGAGAAGGCAACACGAGCAGGATGCCAGGCACCAATACAAGCCACCTTTCTCAGACCCCTGTGAGTCTTACGTGGCAGTTTCTTTGTGTGCCAACGGCTAGTGACACCTGAAACAGGGAAGTTCAAAATCAGGAACAAGTAGCACATATTCAATCCACCATTACTATGCACATCAATGTTCTCAGAAGGAAGGCAGCATGGAAAAATTCCTCAGGAGATATCAGGCACTGTGCCCAGCGCATGTTCCATGGCCTCATCACAGAACAAAACCCCTAGATCACCACTTTCACACTACACTGGTAAATACAGAAAAGCAGTATTCAAATAGAACTTTACACTAACCTTTGTAGCCTTTTCCTTTTGTCACTCCAATGATATCAATCATTTCATCTTGCCCAAAGACTCCAGACACTGCTACCTGCTGTTCTAGTTTCTCACGGGCCCAGTCAACCTTCTGAGCAATTGTACCACCATTAACTTGGATTTCCATGAGATGGGATTTCTTCTGTCTTAAAGGCAGAAGGCGCATCTAAAAAGAGGAAAGAGGATAAGAGTGTTGCAGTAGATCATTTTTTTTGATGGTGCCAAACTACATGAATTACTAAAAGCTCAAATTTTCACTTTCGAATTGGACTGCTGCCTACTTAACAGATCTGTTTACTTTCACAATGAACACTGCAAAACCCACCCTTTGTTCAACTATATGCTATTGCTGACTAGTAATACTATGGAATTACTGCCACTGATTCATACCACCAGTATACCATAAGGTTGACCAATAGGTGGCATATACAGAATTTACCTTAGCAAGTGTGGTAAAGAGTATCACTATCTGGCAGCACCTAAGAATCTTGTGCAAGTGCATTATTATATTAACCTCACTCTATTACCTAATTGAAGAACCCTTTGTTTACATAAATGTCTTGGTTTTTGAAAGCCAGTTTAAATGAATGCGGGTTACCCACCTGTGAATGAGCAATGACCCTGATGACCTGGCAGTATTTCTTCATGCTCCTGAAGTCTTTTTCCAGCTGCTTCTTGCCTTCTTCGTCTTGCCATTTCTTGCAGTACTTTGTGAATGCCTTCTTCTTTGACTTATACCTTAACGGCAGAGTATAACAGTTGGTAGGGCCCCTCATCAAGCCTCAAAAAGGACATGAGCGGAAGGAGCCATACCTTTTCAAGTGTTTGGCTCATTGCATGGCTTCCAAGGAGTTTTTCAGCCAGCAAGAGGAGCCTGGAGCTCATCAGACAATGGCTTAAAAGACCAAAGCTGAGAGGAGCTGCCAATGTTCATTCCAATTcattaaacatatataatagCAGGTTAGGCAACTAAAACACAAAGAACTAGTTANNNNNNNNNNNNNNNNNNNNNNNNNNNNNNNNNNNNNNNNNNNNNNNNNNNNNNNNNNNNNNNNaaaaaaaaaaaaaaagtcaaacccTAGTCAATGTTTCTGTGCCTTATacttttaatgaacattttaaaacaaatacagctcATGCACTCCATGTCTAAGAATCCTGAGGTATACCTAAGGGTATTTAAGTTTCATGCCTGCTCAGGGCAATACATATATGTGTACCATTTACACATGTACATTCTTTACAGGTACACTACACAATCCTGTGTTAGATGCTAGTGTGACTGTAACCCAAGTATATCACTCACCAGTTCTTGTAAAATCGTCTTTTGCATTCATCACTAATGTGCTCAGCAAAGATGGTCTTGAAGCTGCGGAGACCTCGTGGAGTTTGAACGTACCCGACAATGCCAACAATGACCATAGGAGGTGTCTCCACAACAGTCACTGCCTCGACAACTTCTTTCTTGTTtacctctaaaaaataaaaatggcataaaTCAATCACCATGCATGTAGTCCAATGCCTAATTCTACTGAATctagatttaaaacaaaatcccTGAGGTTAAATAACTACTTTCATCCACCAGAAGCATTTTGGCTGCTCTTCCAAATCTTTATCTGCAGCACAATGCTAAAGGTTACAGTCAGAACTCGACATTCAGCAATGACAACCAAAGGCTGTCAATCAGTCCGCCCGTCGAGAATGTATCATCATATGTAACCTTAAAGGTGAGCATGGTTCTATTTCAATAGTTTGCACTATAGGTGATAATGGCTATAGTTCTCATACTTAATACATATTACCCTCCACTAGATAATACCATCTTCACATTTGTAGCAAAACGTAGCTATTGGGAGTAATAAGCCCACCAATCTAACCGATTATTAAAGGAACATTGTGGGATTAATGTGCAAATTTTATACAGATTATTAAAACTGATGTTTATCCAACAAGGCAAAGGTGCCAACTTCCTAAGAAATGTCTAATACTATGTTAGGGTCTTTGTTATATAGCTGAAGAATATTTTATGGATGGCTGTTTTACACTTACTTGAGCCAGGCCTATCCACCTCCCGGACAATGTGGGTCATGCCAGCTTTATAACCCAGGAAAGCTGTAAGATGGATTGGTTTGCTTGGGTCATCCTTAGGGAAGCTCTTGACCTTGCCACGATGTCTCTTGCTGCGTTTGCGGGGCAGAAAGCCCAGAGAGCCGTGCCTTGGAGCGGAGAACTTTCGGTgagactgtaaataaaaaaattaatgtcacATCAAGGCTGTAATAAAAGAGGAGAGAAGAACATTCTATTATGCCCCCACAAATTATGAGATCTTTTAACTGTAAGGGAAAACCTCTAAGAGTCCCCAGTAGATCTATCTATTCTAGAACTGACAACGGATTCATAATGCACACCCCAAAAATCATAAAATCTCATCTGTTACATATCTTGCACCAGTTAGATTTGCTTTATGAACAGCTGTCAGTACCATCATACTTTAAACCTAGTAACACCCCACATATATTACTTCCCCCTAACAATATCCTCTTAAATTCACACCCTAAAAATCGCCAAGGAAAATAATTTGGGAATAAAGTGTTCTTCAAATACAGACTGTATAATCaagctttaaagcaaagataacatactgtttatccagggaatatctgattggagcaaattgtaccagatttttttttcattcctctggaccagctatgtccatagggttttatatctgggatatgtttatttcactaataaaggggtgtcaaactcaaatacacagtgggccaaaaagaaaaacttggatGAAGTGGCAGGctaaccttgatatttattgaaaaaatatctacaattgaggaaagTGGCCACAGAAGGTCAGAGGAGGAGTGCTTGTGGATCCTGATTGACGCAGCAgcaaagcattctgggatttgtagtattggCAGGGCATGCAGTCTACTGGTGGGTTAGCTCTAGCAGACATGTCacaggccaaatataattaccTTGCAGGCCTAGATTTGTCCAGCGGGCCTGACTTTTGCACCCCTGCCCTGGTGGTTCCAGATTAGCGCATTTGGAGCCCGGGTCCGATGCAAGGTTAAAAACTTTTAGCTTTAGTAAGCTTGTATaggatttttcattttattttgtaaaatggaaatataattCTATTTGTAACACTTCTGAACAATAAACCTGGCAACACCAACATCTAACACAGTGACAGCTGCAAGGCCCCAGGTTACATATATGGCTGCCAGTCATGGAAGGAAAGCCACAAAcatatatagcaccaatatattacatagcactgtacaataaatttagAATGACCATTATAATGTGCTCTGCTATAACATGTACAACCCACTGATTGCAGAATTACAAAGATCTTTATATTCAATCCATTAACGTGACCGGCAAGTGACAGTCTGCTAGAAATACCAGCAAGATTCGCCATGTGCGAATATAAAGCTTTAATATCTTTACACTTTAATCACCGCACTGATATTCTGACCTTTATGCCACGTCTGTACAGTCACGTGTGCCAAGCACAGAAACGCGGCCTACACGAAAAAGCGCCCTGACTTCAGCTATTACCATCCACAAAACAAAGGCACGACAAAAGTCACCTAGAGCGGACAGCTAACAACCAAAGAAACATAAGCAGCTATGTTCCCGGTAATCTGACAACGGATGGCTGAGATATCACACGGATTTCAATGTTGTTCCTCCCACTCACCATCTTGTCTAGTCACCGAACTGGAAGAGAGAAAGGGGAAGCTACGTCCGTGTCATTTATACACGCGAAATGTAGTCCcgcccccttttttcttttcttttcttttttttttactgataagcTTTATTGGAATGGAAACAAAAGTACAGTCTCGATTCTAATGGGATGTCGCTGTCGCGTGTTTGTCGTTATCAATAAACGTTACAAGGAGGTCACAATGCCCCCAATGTATCTGTAATTTAACGTATGAGAGTTCTAAATATTTATCCAACGCTCACCTTAGGGGACACATCCTCCTATTGTCATTAAATCACAACTGGCAGTGATTTGTAGGTTTTCACCCCAGAAATGTCAGCAATATAATTCATCTCATAATATAAACCTTCACGTTGTATTCCTTGTAGTATTTTCTCTAGACATTTATCcctattattatctttatttatatattctctaCATATTAAACAGCGAGTTATAGCCATGGTAATAATGccgacctaaactcaacattttactttatataaaaggatagacagCTCTTCTAAATtaagcaaaaatgtaacaaaaatataaaaggatgcagcactgccccctaattcttgatggcctaggccaggggttgcaatcgcaaaggcaacacgagtagatcgcggagccctgcatttcaaaatgaataaaagagtTATTAAGTcccagtttttattgttggtagatcattttgacttggtcattttaaaagtagctctcaAGCCAAAatagtgtgggcacccctggcctaggccatcgagaatgaatgggagcgcaaagtctaCATCAGGcatccaggaggctcttgggtgctccttctgcacatgcccgaacatctaggacatgcgcagaaggagccttttcatgcagagagaaaaatttgccgatctcacgcctgcacatgtgagatcagcaagtttttttccaacgtacgtcacccgatcttgcgcctgggtcggttggcgtaggaagaagaacctggaagaagatggcggcaccggcACGGGGACTGTCAGGACAACATGGGACCCGATGTAAGACACCTCCAGATGAATTGGACTGCCCTGAGGGATCGAAGTCCAATGtaagtgtgtttttcttttttaaggcacttttcagtttagtttctctttaaggagagcacagagcctcctgagatacctagatcatgcatcccgggaggctctggctgcttcttctgcacatgctcgaacatctcaggcatgcgcaaaaggggcattttcccacCAAGgggatgcgcagtgagatcggatctctttttttcccctcaccCCTTATAGCGGCTACTTCACCTGAACTCGCACctacagtgcgagatcaggtgacggaaGAAGACCgtaagagaagactgaagatggttgCCCCCGATGCTTCCCCTGCCCCAGGACAAAAAGGAATTCCATGACGACGTGGGACCGGATCGCAAGAAGGACAAGCTCCCCTAACAGAGTCAATAGGGAAGTTAGTGACAACACCAATTACCTACCAGCAGTCACAGACATaaccaacaatgggcccctgtacagaactgactaGGGGCCCCCATGAAGGGCCTTGTGGCTAAAAAGGGTACAGGGcaaactttgcacctccctaaAGTTAGCCCCTAccaccagtattttttttagaatgggaGTGGAA
This portion of the Pyxicephalus adspersus chromosome 8, UCB_Pads_2.0, whole genome shotgun sequence genome encodes:
- the RPL3 gene encoding large ribosomal subunit protein uL3, with translation MSHRKFSAPRHGSLGFLPRKRSKRHRGKVKSFPKDDPSKPIHLTAFLGYKAGMTHIVREVDRPGSKVNKKEVVEAVTVVETPPMVIVGIVGYVQTPRGLRSFKTIFAEHISDECKRRFYKNWYKSKKKAFTKYCKKWQDEEGKKQLEKDFRSMKKYCQVIRVIAHSQMRLLPLRQKKSHLMEIQVNGGTIAQKVDWAREKLEQQVAVSGVFGQDEMIDIIGVTKGKGYKGVTSRWHTKKLPRKTHRGLRKVACIGAWHPARVAFSVARAGQKGYHHRTEINKKIYKIGQGYHSKDGKLVKNNASTDYDLSDKSINPLGGFVHYGEVKNDFIMLKGCVVGTKKRVLTLRKSLLVQTSRRALEKIDLKFIDTTSKFGHGRFQTAEEKKAFMGPLKKDRLAKEETA